The Engystomops pustulosus chromosome 4, aEngPut4.maternal, whole genome shotgun sequence genome contains a region encoding:
- the MAPK11 gene encoding mitogen-activated protein kinase 11 isoform X2, with the protein MHQIYGTTCSIAGNWWAGSAASMSYITLRNLLCSAYDTKTRQKVAVKKLSRPFQSLVHARRTYRELRLLKHMKHENVIGLLDVFTPSISVETFNEVYLVTNLMGADLNNIVKCQKLTDDHIQFLIYQLLRGLKYIHSAGIIHRDLKPSNLAVNEDCELRILDFGLARQTDDEMTGYVATRWYRAPEIMLNWMHYNQTVDIWSVGCIMAELLKGKALFPGNDYIDQLKRIMEVVGTPNSEFLMKISSEHARRYIESLPHMPQQDLNEVFRGANPLAIDLLKRMLILDSDKRITATEALAHPYFEQYHDPEDEPEAEPYDESTENKERTIEEWKEITYEEVVSFKPPDIKIDNLEIEQ; encoded by the exons ATGCATCAAATATATGGCACAACTTGTAGCATTGCAGGAAATTGGTGGGCTG GTAGTGCAGCTTCCATGTCCTACATAACTCTGAGGAACCTCTTGTG TTCTGCCTATGACACAAAGACGCGACAAAAGGTGGCGGTGAAAAAGTTATCCAGACCTTTTCAGTCCCTTGTTCATGCTCGACGGACATATCGGGAGCTACGTTTGCTCAAGCACATGAAACACGAAAAT GTTATAGGACTACTGGATGTCTTTACCCCATCTATTTCGGTTGAAACTTTTAATGAAGT GTATCTAGTAACAAATCTTATGGGAGCTGACCTAAATAACATTGTGAAGTGCCAGAAGCTAACAGATGATCATATCCAATTCCTTATATATCAGTTACTTCGTGGACTTAAG TACATCCACTCAGCAGGAATCATCCATAGA gACTTAAAACCCAGCAATTTAGCTGTAAATGAAGATTGTGAACTAAGG ATTTTAGATTTTGGGTTGGCAAGACAAACAGATGATGAAATGACTGGCTATGTAGCAACCAGATGGTATCGGGCTCCAGAAATAATGTTAAATTGGATGCACTACAACCAAACAG ttgatATTTGGTCTGTTGGATGCATTATGGCAGAATTGTTAAAAGGCAAAGCTCTTTTTCCAGGGAATGACT ATATTGACCAATTGAAGAGAATAATGGAAGTAGTGGGCACACCTAATTCTGAATTTCTCATGAAGATTTCATCTGAACAT GCTAGAAGGTATATTGAATCATTGCCACATATGCCACAACAGGATCTGAATGAGGTATTTCGTGGTGCCAACCCTCTAG CAATTGACCTGCTAAAGCGGATGCTGATTTTAGACAGCGATAAACGGATAACAGCCACCGAAGCTCTTGCACATCCTTACTTTGAGCAGTATCATGACCCCGAAGATGAGCCTGAGGCAGAGCCATATGATGAATCTACAGAGAATAAGGAACGCACAATTGAAGAATGGAAAG aGATTACTTATGAAGAAGTGGTTAGCTTCAAGCCACCTGATATTAAAATTGATAATCTGGAAATCGAACAGTAA
- the MAPK11 gene encoding mitogen-activated protein kinase 11 isoform X1 — MSGRGGFYRQELNKTVWEVPERYQHLTPVGSGAYGSVCSAYDTKTRQKVAVKKLSRPFQSLVHARRTYRELRLLKHMKHENVIGLLDVFTPSISVETFNEVYLVTNLMGADLNNIVKCQKLTDDHIQFLIYQLLRGLKYIHSAGIIHRDLKPSNLAVNEDCELRILDFGLARQTDDEMTGYVATRWYRAPEIMLNWMHYNQTVDIWSVGCIMAELLKGKALFPGNDYIDQLKRIMEVVGTPNSEFLMKISSEHARRYIESLPHMPQQDLNEVFRGANPLAIDLLKRMLILDSDKRITATEALAHPYFEQYHDPEDEPEAEPYDESTENKERTIEEWKEITYEEVVSFKPPDIKIDNLEIEQ; from the exons ATGAGCGGCCGTGGCGGATTTTACCGGCAGGAGCTGAACAAGACGGTGTGGGAGGTGCCGGAGCGGTACCAGCATCTCACCCCTGTGGGCTCCGGGGCCTATGGCTCTGTCTG TTCTGCCTATGACACAAAGACGCGACAAAAGGTGGCGGTGAAAAAGTTATCCAGACCTTTTCAGTCCCTTGTTCATGCTCGACGGACATATCGGGAGCTACGTTTGCTCAAGCACATGAAACACGAAAAT GTTATAGGACTACTGGATGTCTTTACCCCATCTATTTCGGTTGAAACTTTTAATGAAGT GTATCTAGTAACAAATCTTATGGGAGCTGACCTAAATAACATTGTGAAGTGCCAGAAGCTAACAGATGATCATATCCAATTCCTTATATATCAGTTACTTCGTGGACTTAAG TACATCCACTCAGCAGGAATCATCCATAGA gACTTAAAACCCAGCAATTTAGCTGTAAATGAAGATTGTGAACTAAGG ATTTTAGATTTTGGGTTGGCAAGACAAACAGATGATGAAATGACTGGCTATGTAGCAACCAGATGGTATCGGGCTCCAGAAATAATGTTAAATTGGATGCACTACAACCAAACAG ttgatATTTGGTCTGTTGGATGCATTATGGCAGAATTGTTAAAAGGCAAAGCTCTTTTTCCAGGGAATGACT ATATTGACCAATTGAAGAGAATAATGGAAGTAGTGGGCACACCTAATTCTGAATTTCTCATGAAGATTTCATCTGAACAT GCTAGAAGGTATATTGAATCATTGCCACATATGCCACAACAGGATCTGAATGAGGTATTTCGTGGTGCCAACCCTCTAG CAATTGACCTGCTAAAGCGGATGCTGATTTTAGACAGCGATAAACGGATAACAGCCACCGAAGCTCTTGCACATCCTTACTTTGAGCAGTATCATGACCCCGAAGATGAGCCTGAGGCAGAGCCATATGATGAATCTACAGAGAATAAGGAACGCACAATTGAAGAATGGAAAG aGATTACTTATGAAGAAGTGGTTAGCTTCAAGCCACCTGATATTAAAATTGATAATCTGGAAATCGAACAGTAA
- the MAPK11 gene encoding mitogen-activated protein kinase 11 isoform X3 — MKHENVIGLLDVFTPSISVETFNEVYLVTNLMGADLNNIVKCQKLTDDHIQFLIYQLLRGLKYIHSAGIIHRDLKPSNLAVNEDCELRILDFGLARQTDDEMTGYVATRWYRAPEIMLNWMHYNQTVDIWSVGCIMAELLKGKALFPGNDYIDQLKRIMEVVGTPNSEFLMKISSEHARRYIESLPHMPQQDLNEVFRGANPLAIDLLKRMLILDSDKRITATEALAHPYFEQYHDPEDEPEAEPYDESTENKERTIEEWKEITYEEVVSFKPPDIKIDNLEIEQ; from the exons ATGAAACACGAAAAT GTTATAGGACTACTGGATGTCTTTACCCCATCTATTTCGGTTGAAACTTTTAATGAAGT GTATCTAGTAACAAATCTTATGGGAGCTGACCTAAATAACATTGTGAAGTGCCAGAAGCTAACAGATGATCATATCCAATTCCTTATATATCAGTTACTTCGTGGACTTAAG TACATCCACTCAGCAGGAATCATCCATAGA gACTTAAAACCCAGCAATTTAGCTGTAAATGAAGATTGTGAACTAAGG ATTTTAGATTTTGGGTTGGCAAGACAAACAGATGATGAAATGACTGGCTATGTAGCAACCAGATGGTATCGGGCTCCAGAAATAATGTTAAATTGGATGCACTACAACCAAACAG ttgatATTTGGTCTGTTGGATGCATTATGGCAGAATTGTTAAAAGGCAAAGCTCTTTTTCCAGGGAATGACT ATATTGACCAATTGAAGAGAATAATGGAAGTAGTGGGCACACCTAATTCTGAATTTCTCATGAAGATTTCATCTGAACAT GCTAGAAGGTATATTGAATCATTGCCACATATGCCACAACAGGATCTGAATGAGGTATTTCGTGGTGCCAACCCTCTAG CAATTGACCTGCTAAAGCGGATGCTGATTTTAGACAGCGATAAACGGATAACAGCCACCGAAGCTCTTGCACATCCTTACTTTGAGCAGTATCATGACCCCGAAGATGAGCCTGAGGCAGAGCCATATGATGAATCTACAGAGAATAAGGAACGCACAATTGAAGAATGGAAAG aGATTACTTATGAAGAAGTGGTTAGCTTCAAGCCACCTGATATTAAAATTGATAATCTGGAAATCGAACAGTAA